The Chiloscyllium punctatum isolate Juve2018m chromosome 2, sChiPun1.3, whole genome shotgun sequence genome has a window encoding:
- the rps6 gene encoding small ribosomal subunit protein eS6: MKLNISFPATGCQKLIEVDDERKLRTFYEKRMATEVAADCLGDEWKGYVVRISGGNDKQGFPMKQGVLTNGRVRLLLSKGHSCYRPRRSGERKRKSVRGCIVDANLSVLNLVIIKKGEKDIPGLTDNTVPRRLGPKRASKIRKLFNLSKEDDVRQYVVRRPLSKEGKKPRTKAPKIQRLVTPRVLQHRRRRIALKKHRTQKNKEAAAEYAKLLAKRMKEAKEKRQEQIAKRRRLSSLRASTSKSESSQK, translated from the exons ATGAAG CTCAACATCTCCTTCCCAGCCACTGGCTGCCAGAAACTTATCGAAGTGGACGATGAGCGCAAGCTGCGGACTTTCTATGAGAAACGCATGGCCACCGAGGTCGCTGCGGACTGTCTTGGAGACGAATGGAAG GGATATGTTGTGCGCATCAGTGGTGGCAACGATAAGCAGGGATTCCCCATGAAACAGGGCGTCTTGACTAACGGCCGTGTCCGTCTGCTACTCAGCAAGGGGCACTCCTGCTATCGTCCGAGGAGATCTGGCGAACGCAAACGGAAATCTGTCCGTGGGTGCATTGTTGATGCCAACCTGAGTGTCCTGAACTTAGTTATTATTAAGAAAG GTGAAAAGGACATCCCGGGACTGACAGACAATACTGTGCCCCGCCGTCTTGGACCGAAAAGGGCGAGCAAAATCCGTAAACTGTTCAACCTGTCCAAGGAAGATGATGTACGCCAGTATGTTGTAAGGAGACCTCTCAGCAAAGAAG GTAAGAAGCCGAGAACCAAAGCTCCCAAAATTCAGCGTCTCGTAACACCCCGAGTTCTGCAACACAGGCGGAGACGCATTGCCCTGAAGAAACATCGTACTCAGAAGAACAAGGAAGCTGCAGCTGAATATGCCAAGCTTCTGGCCAAGAGGATGAAG GAAGCTAAGGAGAAACGTCAGGAACAGATTGCAAAGAGACGTCGTCTTTCTTCATTGAGGGCCTCCACATCAAAATCGGAATCTAGCCAAAAATAA